TTTAAGATGAGGATTCCgatttataaatagaaatacattaaataaagataaatgctTAAAGAAAGAGTCAAAGAGTGTGCTTGGgaagttatatttatttatttattttaattaatttaaaagctcattggaccaaaattaattctttgtttaattaattcaaaattaaaagtttattcttattatcatattaaaattccttttcttttttactttgctATGCTTAGAAATCTGGCACACTCTTTCACTCAGAAAACGGATTCATGCACATTCATGCAAACAATGCATGATTGGATATGTTTTGGTTATCcacattttcttataatttcacGTAAAAAATTGCTCACAATAGTAAAACTGAATATCAGCTGTTTCTACTTGACGACGCAAGTCAATAGTTGAACAATGCAATACCAAATACGCAAACAGTATTTTATAATTGTTGGATGAAGATTAGACCACTCAAatcttaaataaatgttttaaagtATGATTTATGGAGATAAAAATATGAGTTGtccaatttatattaatttagcaACTTCTAATAGATAggttattatatattgtttttgtCAAATATATCCTAACAGTTCATAGTGCAGACTGCAGACAACCAATACTGCTTTTTTCTTTACAGGGACAACCAATACTGCTATAATTTAATccgtagtttttattttattttattgaataataaatatgaaataagtGAGCGAAATGTCATTCACTTCATTGTCTCATGAGTCATGATAGTCATATGACTAAATATGACCCTTggcaaacaaataaaaacttaatgAAAGGCCAATTTGGCCAACAAATAAATTGTAAAAGCATCTTAGAGAGCGACTCAAGTGAGGCACGTGAGAgcaacattattattttaatttgtttctcagaacaactttttttttttcattttaaatgggTATCTCACccatattttaatacttttttaatacAAGTTTGTCACATAATAAAGCtgtcaaacaataaaataagagGTTAGAACTCAGCACTACTATTTAAATGTGTAGGGAATACTAATGTTCGAacaggatttttatttttatagttattgaattagaataaaaagttaatcaaataaatttcaagTAACAAAAATGATGGcactaaaaaaaagtgaaaaacattattgttttatgTACTTTTCATTGAATTATGAAAATTccgttttaaaatttaatttgcattTCAGAACAGACTTTTCATaatgtaatggaaagtaaaGCAACAATGAGTGAGAGTTCAGAAAGCAATAACCTTATAATCGCCATACGGCTTGCCCAACACAAGTCCAAATTTATATCCAACATTTAACCTCACGATCAGCAAACTCTATCacttaataaaattagaataaaaccAAGAAATCAGTACTGATTTCTAAGCATCAATACAAATCAAAAATCAACATTTCTTCaatctcacaatttaaattgaaaatatcacaaattaaattactttattttcCTTCCTTTCCTAATACTCCTTCCAGACCAAATGagtaaaaaagataaatcttaactaattttattttatttaatgatatcattctcaaaatacttttcatttaattaaaattctaattttaatgatctttttaattcttatatcaaattttgattaaagacaaattattttctaaatgtTATTTgtgtaaaatcaaataaatattaactgTCTTGAAgtataaattagttaattttactaACATTTAAGTTCGCAAgtgcattttattttacttttttattttaatcaaaggGAAGTTCTTGGAGAAAAGTAACGTTTCCCCAATAACTATTTACAGTTGGATTGGTTGTGGATAACTTAGTCAACAGTATGAATGGTCTCAACTCAACTCTCAATTTCCCATTGAAAAGAACTAACCATTTTCCACGTGTTTGATGCACATGCAAAGTTCTACTATTAACTACAGGTTCAATCACGTGCTAGTTCTGAAAGTTTCAATTTAAAGGGTTGGAATTTCATCGTGGGATAACAAATAAAGTTACGAATAAAAACACCTCTAATATAAAGTTCGGGATATCACAAAAAGATATGTCCTAAAAAtagaacaacaataataatctcAAGCACCAAGCTAAATTATCAGTGTCACACGGAACCCTcatgttttgtaaaaaaaaaaatgacccaGTAGGGAACATAGAGAGCCAAAACTTTGATTACAGTAAATCTCATCTCACGTTGACATGCACCATGTCAGCTATAACTCTTATTTCCAATCAACAACTACTTCCATGGCAATAAAATGTAGAAACTAAAACCTCGTGCCAGAAAATTTTGGAAAGAATACAACATCCATTTGTTACTCTCACATGGCTGACAGGGTGTTAGTAGAAGATGTTGACATTGCAGCTAGAACTTCAGTAACCGACGCCATGACACTTAGAGCAGCTTTCAAAACCTCCTGGGGGCATCCTGGCTTCACAATGGTTCGAACCTGAAATTATAAGGAGAAATTTCATGAGAACTACCATGTATAATAAGTTTGTTAACTTATAATAAAGTTACATTATCAATGACTTCTAATTGGATGATAGTCTAATTTTTCAGAGTGGCCGAATACAGAAATTAAAGTCTTAAACAATGTTATGCATGATACCAACTTTAGAAACAACATGTGGATCAAGAGTTAACTTAGTACTCAAAAACTAGGTTCTAATTCCATCATGCAAGAAAAGGTGGCAATgatcattaatataaaaactaattatttagCACACAATGAGGATAACCAGTCATTGGATTTGAAGTCTTACACAAGAGACattgaataagaaaaatatgtccTACACTCTAGTACTGTTAAAATAACATGGTTAATTGCCAAGACCTGTTCAAGGTACTCCTGAAGTTTCTTAATGCGGCCCATGTAGTCCTGGTCTTCAACAGAAAGAGTTATAACCTTCGCACCCGCACCAGGACCATCAAACTGAAGTGGACCTGGATTTCTGTAGATATCATCCATAAGAAAGCTTTGTGCCTTTTGTCTCAACAGCCTGCAACCAATATCATGCGTCAGACAATGCCCTCAATAGACTCACTACCAAGAAATGAGACCAAGCAAGCTGAGGTGAAAAAAACAAGTGTTCCCATTACAAATAATCCACCTAACGGGGGATAGATTTATAAAATCCAGTATACCaagatttgtaaataaaatctctaGTTAAGTCTACTATTCAATATACACTATACAGGCATATGCACACATGCATCAtacaacatgataaaaaaatcttactcATATGCTTTGCCTCTCAAGTCCACAGTAGCTGGATGAATAGCTGGTTTTCCAATTGATGTGGCTCCTGGATTTGGAGACCAGCGCTTCACAGTCATCATAGACTACAGTTCATCACAGACAGGCAAAATACATGAGACAATGGAAAGCATTGGCATATGATACACAACCATCATCAATAAACATTAAGTAGgttatagaagaaaaataataataagaacaaAGGCATACTGCTATTGGAGCAGCCCCACATCGCCACTTGTTTACAGGATTCTTCAGGTTAGTTACAGTTGCCATGTATCCATTTAGACCAGCGGCAAGTATGTGGTAGCAGATGTGTCCAAGAACCTGAAATAATATCAAAAGGTTATTAACAAAAGAGGGAAACACTTACAGACGATACTGATTAGACGAACTAATAATCAAAGGTAACTGAATCGACATACATATGCGTAATCACAGTCAAATTTTGATGGCAGAGATCCACGAGCTTGATAACCAAAAAAGTGGCAAATGGCATTGAATTTCTTCCCCTTGTATGTGCCTTCTTTCtgacaaaggaaaaagaaaatattttaaacatccAGGCAGCAGTGGATAATTTACCTTCAATTCACTAAAAGCAATTAAAGCCAGCTCGACAATGCTTTTCAGACCATCAACAAAATGAAATCAATCTGGATTGTAATTATTATCTAAGTGTGATACAAGATTATGTTCGTGTTTGGATGAGcattgacaaaattaattttgaatgaaattgattGTGAAGTGATGTGATttatgtttggatgttttttattataaaatcaagttaCGAGTAAAACTCAATAGAAAATTTTGGACCCAACACAATCAATTTTTGGACCTAGAATCAATTCTGAATTTTTCTCTAATGTGAAACCAAACATgtgaaaatttattcaaaaccaATTCTGGACTCAAAATCAATTCTCTAATGtgaaaccaaacatgcactatATCATTCATAACTGACACATCCTTGATCCTTCATGATGACACCAAAACAGTATTAATCTATTCCAAAAGTGCCCACCATTTTTgtcataacatttatttttcacaaatcacaagaaatagaaaaatagtaaaaaaagaaatctgCGATATAGCTTGTGAAGGAGCATCAAGAATAACAGCAAGGGCTGCCTATCTACGTCATACTATGCATTGGAAAGGACACAAAATAAACTCATGATAATATTCAGTAGAAATGCAAAAATAATGGAGAATCTAGTAAAAGGAACATTAGAGACAGAATGGAAGAGAGATTGAGTGACCATACCAGACGCTTGTTTATCTCTACTTCCACAAGATATGCCAGTAATTTCTCAGTTTCAATCTGCAAGTCATTACAAAGAAGCAAGAATAAAGACATGAATGAAGGAACCTGAAATTCTCTATCAATTCAAATAAACAGCAAAGTATGTTGTGATTATTACCTGCGATAACTGTGCTGAGTCATCGGATTCAGGGTAAAGGAGTAACTGCAGCATTAAAAATCATAGTCAGATTTTCTGCCATACTCTTAAGAACTAAATTCACACGAGACCAGCCAGTGTTCAACTTGATAAACGAGTTTACCTGTCTCCTAATAAAGGGTGGCAGAAATTCAAATAGGGCAGATGCCCATGGGGTAAGCTGAGAAGATATCTTGTCAACAGCAACACCTTGTCTGAGTAAACCATGAATTTCCTGAGGTACAAAAAGATAATGGAAGGAACAGATTAAGAATGCATCCTCTAtcaaaggagagaaaaattgtAATGCTAATATGTAACGGCAATGACAACAACTGTTATTTTCTGATGGTTCAACAATGTAAACTTGATTGACAAATTTCATGATGCTTTGTGCTCAGGTGGGGCTTGACTACTGAGAAAGGAGGAAGGGGGACCTTCAAGAGTGCATACACTTCAGGAATACTCTCTATCAGCCCTTCTGGAAGGAGAATTACTCCATGGTATTTATCTGAGCAAAACAGAGGAATATGATATTTAGATctcaatacacacacacatatacaatAGAGAAATTCAGATAGTTCAAACCTTGCTCTGCTCTAGCCTGAACTGCATCAGTAATCTGTTTTGCAATTTCAGAAAGGGTAAGCTTTGATGCAGCAACCTCCTCACCCAGAATTACCTGCATaaagcatataaaaaaaatagtttgtcaGCATGGAGCTATAGCACATTAAGCCATAAATGATGTGAGACAATAATACGCACCATGTTTGGATGGGACTGGAGGGTGCATTCCAAAGCAACATGTGATGCCTTGCGTCCCATAAGACGGATGAAATAATAATACTGGAAAAGAAAACTCATTGAGAAAggtaattgaaaagaaaattaatgaaaaaataaaatacttacttttatatatttatttatacacacacacaatgATATCAGAGAAGAGCAAGAAACACTAGACTCATTACCTTCTCTGCAGAGAGAGCATCGGTGCAGACATTGCTGATGAGCTGAGAATTAAcctgaaaataaaagcaaaattagacTTGTACTTCAATTGCTCATTATTTCATAGCATAATTTTGCAAACTGTCATGGCCTCAATTATCCcaatctctttctttttggtcaGGAGAGAAAGGCCCTCTCCAATGAGAATGTGCAATCATATTATCAAACACCACGCACCAAACAGGAGGGAAAATTCCTAATACTCACTGACCTAtcatattgaaaataaattggCCATTATAGCTTTTTATAATAGGTGATACAACGTCAGAATTACCAGCTTCATAATATTAGTTTCCTATATAAAGCATTTAGAAGAGAAAATATATTGAGCTTCATAATATGTTAAGGCAAagaataatatttgaattataaatGTAATCATTACAGGACAAATACCTTACAAATTGTGTCAAACCCAACATTAGTTTCTACAAACTGGTTTTTAAGATCTCCATTTAGAGTGACAGGAACACCAACCACCTGCAGAATCCAACTaccataattaataaattgtaaattgaaattaaacCAATTGAtgaaaatcttaaaataattattatgaatataagagaaatcccaaatataaagatttaaaaacAGCCCCTCTTTTGCATCTATGTggacaaaatgacaaaaatccAGATCAGCTAGTAAAAACACCTTTGTGGGGCATTTTGCTACAGCAAATGTTTCAGCAAGCTGTGCAGCATCTGTGTTTGATGTCACCCCTGAAAGATAATGTATTTCAACATTTAGAAACCTCTTCTTAAGATGTTAAGATAATCAATCATACATGAAGGTCTGAGATGCTCCAGCATACCTCCGATGATTACAAGGCCATCAAGTTTCAAATTGTTGCATGCAGCAAGTGCAGCATTAACTTGTTCTGTGGTCCTAATTTGATCTTTCGTCCGCCCAAGCAAATCATAAccacctacaaaaaaaaaacatattataagGTGTTAATAACAAAACTGACAGACTAACATCAACACCTTCACTTGCCACGACCAACCTTGATTTTTGTATGTCGAAAGAATATCCTCAGTTATCTCCAGAGTTTTCTGGGCAAACAGACCTTCTGAACCACCTGGAGACAGAAATAAGCAAATGCAGGCCTATTTATTCAGTAGTCTCACAAACATCTGTATTACAAGGTGAAAGTATATAATTGTGACTGTGCAATACATTGCATGAGATATAGGAATATTCACAAAGCATTCAAAACATAGTTAAGACATCCAAATACAGCTTTttcattgttaaaaaaaaaaactcaagatcCATCATGcaagtttaattaaattacCAAGAAATCCAAGCAAAACACTGTTGGGATTGTGAATTTTGAGAGCATTGTGGAGACCCCAAATGACATTATGCCCTCCAGGAGATTGTCTCCCACAAAAGACAATCCCCACCCTACAaaaacagcagcaacaacaacagaattTGTATTGTGAGATTCGAAACACAAACAGATTCATAACAATGCAATAGAAACACACCACCATGATAACCAGACACATACCTAATAGGAGGGAACTCAGTTATGATCTGAGCATCAGGGACTTTGGCAGTTGCCCTGAGAAAGTGAGCCAAAGGGTGTCCATAGGTGTTAGGAAACGCCCTGCTAATGGTGAGTGCATCAGTGGGGTCAGCAGTGGTGGTTGCATCACCAAATTCAACCCTCACAGTGGTTCCCTGAACCAAAAATTCAAAAGGGTCATcaccaaaataattaaaaaaaaatcaagacttGACAAACCCTTAATGCTCACACAGCCACTGAAAAACACAAGATCTGAAATCAGTCAACACCTGGAGACAAGGAGGAAGCTCTGGCTGGTACAACGACCGAATCTTTTGAAGATCTGAGAGTTCCCTGGGAATACCATAATCAGAATCCATGGATTTAACCTCTTTGATGCCAAAAAAAAGTGCACTAAGAAACAATACAACACACTGcaacgttgttgttgttgttgctgttgttgttcaCTACTCTGAGTGTAACTATTTCTGTTTGGTGTGTTGAGTTTGTGGGTGAATGTTGAATGCTAAGTAATGTAATGGGTAGGGTACCCTTTTTAAGTTGCACCTACCCaactcgtttttttttttttttttatcttttttgctttgcttttacaaaacaaatgacTCATCTATCCAAATCCAACAATAACTGACCTAACAAGCCCACCGGATTCGGGTCTCTTTACCTTATAGTTATTCGAATATTCGCCTTatgtttatctttatcatcCCTAGCTAGTTACCATTACCATGCCTTCATTCACGAGTGccaccccttttttttttcttttcattttttgagttttttattcttatctttatttCCCTCTAGCTTATGCTTTTGTCATTTTCCGAGGTAGTAGAAAAAGTAGGGGGAAAGAGATCAAATTTGCTTTATAgttttaacaataatattaaagtaTGATGAACTTTGAGCGGATCGTAGGTTCTTGATCTCAAAAGGTTATTATGCTTGGATTGAGATTCCTCACCTTAGGAATATCAATGGGTGCGCCAAAAAATTTGGTGTTGAATTATATTTGACctccaaatttgttttgcttgcGTGTCACATGCCACACCgataaattaaatgtttaataagtgttttttttttctcaaattggaATTATAGATAagattttgttcaattttattatatgtgataatttataactagatggtattttacattattagtatattgttttttttataaattatctataataatttaaataaatatattttatataaatgactTAATCATCATGTTTTTACTAACAAAGATTAGTCAAGTTTGTGGTAAGGATCTCCTTCATACCTAAGGAGAATATGAATTTGCACTATTAAATAAaagacattctacatcggttatttagcaTATTCTACGACGGTTATTAATCGTTGTCGTAGATAAATTCGTAGAATGTTTATATCTATGATGACGATTTTCAAAAAATGTGTTAGACAAGCTAcaattctaagacaattttcaaaaaaataactttcaatgtCTACAAtctaagacattttttttaaaaaatagtcttaaaatgtttttatgataaaaaaattaaaatatattcagaattttaagacgattttttgaTAAAGCTGTCTTAGAATTATTTTGCTTGGGTGTCACACGCCACACCGATAAATTAAATGCTTGATAagcattttcttttctcaaattaaaattatagatatcattcttgttcaattttgttatatgtgataatttataattagatgataatataaaattattttacattattagtatatatatatttttttaaattatctataactatttaaataaatatattttatataaatgactTAATGATCATCATGTTTTTACTAACAAAGATTAGTCAAATTTGTGGTAAGGATTGACTTCATATCTAACGAGcattttataatgatttttttaaaaaaaataataaaatattttggtgattctaagataattttctcaaaaaatcatcttaaaatgtgatttttctttaaaaaattaaaattttcatatacatTTTTGGCAACCAATGTCAGATTTCTATTTCTAGTCCCATGTTATTtgaatttcatatatttttaaataataataataacaaaactaataataatatcaaaacttttttatgtgatttttcaTAGTATGGTCTCATTGTTTCATTCCATTTAAACTAATAAACTAATctcttttttgttataaaaaatttgcagatgaaaaataaataacaaacagAGTGCTACCATTATCAAGAAAAGTGAGGGAAGAAAGTAGTAACACGTGGTCATATCATTTCTTCATATATGAAAATCATCTTGCACTATCAAGAAAAACCAATGCTCTCCAAGAACAATATTAGGAATTAAGATCCGGCATTTGATAGCAGTACAAACTAGGTGAAGGCTCAATATTTTTCCATCAAGTGAcctaataaaattttgaagcataaaatttaaaattttatttcaaccatatttaattctaaattataacaattactattatatttaaattttaaattactattatatttataatagcTTACAAATGTTTGGTGTAAATTTTAACATTCAAGCAAAGAAATTAAGGTTGAAAGCATGACAAAGTCCTAGCAGATCACCAAtagaaaaatcatttcaaacctTCCAGGGCAAAGTACACATTCCGATAAAAGTGAAGAAACCAAGTAAGTTGGTGTGTTTGAACATTACCAGGAAGACCCAGCACTGCTGACATATCGATATGGTTTGTCCTTTGCGAATCAGTATTGCTCTTGGTCCTTTCTGGAAGTAACCTCCTATAAAAAGTCTACAATTCCTTTCCTTTCCGGGCATTTGAAGCCTACACTCTCAAAAAAATTGAGAACATTCTCGTGTGGACCTTGGTAGATAATGTGGGCTTCTGAAAGCAAGAAAATGTCATCAAAGAGGTCAAATGTTTCTGGTGCAGGTTATGAAAGAGAGATTATCATTGTAACATCCATGACATGCACTGCCTCAAGAACTTGACAATTTGGAAGGTTGTGGAACTATCCAAACCAATTGAAATCTCATCCATTAAGAAAGCTTTTGAAGGTCCTACTAATATTTCACCGGCATCCATGATATGAATTTGACTACTTGAGAATTAATGGAAAATGAATCATATTCACCATGTTAGAAATAATGTGCAACTAGGATAAAGATAGAAGAATGAACACTCCGATTCATCATATTCTTAACATGATCATGATTGGAATGAGTTGAACTCAAAAGCAGCGAGTGAGAACTTGAAAGCATTAGTATATGACAGATATGATGGGAAATATATGTTGTTTGACAAATATGAtgggatataaaaaataaataatatggaAAACTTAcgcttttaacaaaaataatatgggAAACTTGGgtccattttatattttgtccATTAGTTCACACATGACATGTATATGGTGTACCAGCAAAATGCATGCATCGCcatgtcaatttattttttcctatttaattatgatttcataaattttaatatatttccatGTTTAAGGTTTGCAAGTTTAGCATTTCAAATTCCAAGTTCATGAATTGGAAACTCACGTTTCAGTAAGCCCAAAAGCTAGTCAAACATGTTGTTTTCCTCATTAGTTGGATCTTTCAATTTATTGTATTGTTCTACGTCCGGCACAAAGCTCAGTAATTTGACCCTCTTGTAAATGGAAAATggtatttcaaaaaattaaactaaaaacatTTCACTACATTGATCATATCACTCATGATGTACCATGGCTATAACATGGCAAGTTAAACAGAAGCCATCCCTCACATGCTCCTGCAATAACATCAAGTAAGAAATCAGCTTAGGCAAAAGGACAAGTAAGCTATAAATCAATAATGAATATGCTGTGCAACTTCAACAACGGACTAGATGAGATAATTGACAGGAAGCAAATTGAAATGTTATGTGGCACACAGGAAAGGTCAGCATGTCCATCATAAGCAAAGGTTCTCGAGTGAACTTGTCTCAAAAATAGGCAAGTAAAATTGTATTCAGCCTTCGTTTGATTTAAAAGTGTAGTGTGTCTATAAACCTTAATATTAAAGACAATCTCATTTTAAGGGAACTTTTTCCTAAGCAAAGGCAACACCCAAAAATATACTACCAGAATGGAAAGTGATTCTAGGAaaactaaaagcaaaaaaaggaaaaagattatcccactaggtggggtggCTAGATAGATCAAAGAAAACCAATGTGTGatgtcaaacattttttttttaaaaaagagcaGTATTAAGAAGACTAAAATCTTGAGATGAAATAatagaattataaaattaaagttcTTGTTTTCTAGTTCAATGTCATTTTCATGAGCAACTTCTAACATCGACATTCCAACAGGGACTTTGATATGCTTCTCCTCACCATCCTTATCAATAAAAGTTATAGATATCCTGCATAATGTTGCCTTAAAGAGAAAGGTGCAAAATGACAACTGa
This region of Glycine max cultivar Williams 82 chromosome 7, Glycine_max_v4.0, whole genome shotgun sequence genomic DNA includes:
- the LOC100800863 gene encoding pyrophosphate--fructose 6-phosphate 1-phosphotransferase subunit alpha — translated: MDSDYGIPRELSDLQKIRSLYQPELPPCLQGTTVRVEFGDATTTADPTDALTISRAFPNTYGHPLAHFLRATAKVPDAQIITEFPPIRVGIVFCGRQSPGGHNVIWGLHNALKIHNPNSVLLGFLGGSEGLFAQKTLEITEDILSTYKNQGGYDLLGRTKDQIRTTEQVNAALAACNNLKLDGLVIIGGVTSNTDAAQLAETFAVAKCPTKVVGVPVTLNGDLKNQFVETNVGFDTICKVNSQLISNVCTDALSAEKYYYFIRLMGRKASHVALECTLQSHPNMVILGEEVAASKLTLSEIAKQITDAVQARAEQDKYHGVILLPEGLIESIPEVYALLKEIHGLLRQGVAVDKISSQLTPWASALFEFLPPFIRRQLLLYPESDDSAQLSQIETEKLLAYLVEVEINKRLKEGTYKGKKFNAICHFFGYQARGSLPSKFDCDYAYVLGHICYHILAAGLNGYMATVTNLKNPVNKWRCGAAPIASMMTVKRWSPNPGATSIGKPAIHPATVDLRGKAYELLRQKAQSFLMDDIYRNPGPLQFDGPGAGAKVITLSVEDQDYMGRIKKLQEYLEQVRTIVKPGCPQEVLKAALSVMASVTEVLAAMSTSSTNTLSAM